The Onychomys torridus unplaced genomic scaffold, mOncTor1.1, whole genome shotgun sequence genome includes a window with the following:
- the LOC118576691 gene encoding speckle-type POZ protein-like yields the protein MAGDGTDQRWDHTQNFSYVWTIHNFRFFVEERTELIRSSTFSTGDNEIWCLIAYPNGFDEVSADYLSVNLVLLSCLKRHVWAKFQFWIISAEGEKTQTMRTSRAIRFVPGLGYGFKKYILRDFLFSNASHLLTDDKLSLFCRVSIIQDSFRISDQNRKPGIQVPRCTLADELGELWENSQFTDCCLVVAGQEFRVHKAILAARSPVFRAMFQHDMKESKSNHVEIHDLEPQVFKAMMGFIYTGKAPDLDSMAAAVLAAADKYGLQRLKVMCEDALCRDLSVENAAHTLFLADLHSSGQLKIQALDFITAHASEVSETQGWKAMVVSCPHLVAEAYRSLASAHLPFLEPPFKRLKPS from the coding sequence ATGGCAGGAGATGGGACAGACCAGAGATGGGACCACACTCAGAATTTCTCCTATGTGTGGACCATCCACAACTTCAGGTTTTTTGTGGAGGAAAGGACAGAACTCATTAGAAGTTCAACTTTCTCAACAGGAGACAATGAGATATGGTGTTTGATAGCATACCCAAATGGATTTGATGAAGTAAGTGCAGATTACCTGTCAGTTAATCTAGTTTTGCTCAGCTGTCTAAAGAGGCATGTTTGGGCAAAGTTCCAGTTTTGGATCATAAGCGCCgaaggagagaaaacacaaaccatGAGGACCTCAAGAGCCATTAGGTTTGTGCCAGGCCTTGGCTATGGATTCAAAAAGTACATCCTTCGAGATTTCCTCTTTTCCAATGCATCTCATCTTCTCACAGATGACAAGCTCAGCCTCTTCTGCAGGGTGAGCATTATCCAGGACTCCTTCAGAATCTCTGACCAGAACAGGAAGCCAGGGATTCAAGTTCCCAGATGCACATTGGCAGATGAGCTAGGAGAGCTTTGGGAGAATTCCCAATTCACAGACTGCTGCCTGGTGGTAGCTGGTCAGGAATTCCGGGTTCACAAGGCCATCTTAGCAGCTCGCTCTCCAGTGttcagagccatgtttcaacATGACATGAAGGAGAGCAAAAGTAACCACGTTGAGATCCATGACCTGGAGCCACAAGTCTTCAAGGCAATGATGGGCTTCATTTACACTGGAAAAGCACCAGACCTGGACAGCATGGCAGCTgctgtgctggcagctgctgacaaGTATGGCCTGCAACGTTTGAAGGTCATGTGTGAGGATGCCCTCTGTAGGGACCTCTCAGTGGAGAATGCTGCCCACACTCTCTTCCTCGctgacctccacagctcagggcagctgaaaaTCCAGGCACTGGATTTCATTACAGCTCatgcttctgaggtctctgagacCCAAGGCTGGAAGGCAATGGTGGTCTCATGTCCCCATTTAGTGGCTGAAGCATACCGTTCCCTGGCTTCTgctcatctccctttcttggagCCCCCTTTCAAACGCTTGAAGCCATCCTAG